The Thermococcus peptonophilus genomic sequence GCCTTCTCAAGGGAGGCCATCTCGCTTTCCCTGTCGTAGAACTTCATTATTATCCACCAACTGGATTATCCAGTAACTGGATAAAAAGTTTGCGCTTGAATCTTGCACCTCATGGATAAATCCTTACCCCCATCGCCCTCTCGCCGTTGTCGTAGATCTCCTTAATTTTGAAGAGGTAAGCCGGTGTCCTGCTCCAGTTCCTCGGCTTCTTCGGTCTGTGGAAGACGTCGTGGACAGCGTTTGTGTACTCCCAAACTTCATCACCTTCGTGAACTTCAACCTCACACCGGACTTCATAGGAAGTGCTTGGTGGGGTAAAGAAGAGCACCGTCGCCTCCCTGCTTCCCCCCGTGACGTTCGCCCACGTGTGCTTTTTGGCCAGCTCAAGGGATACCAGCTTGGTGAAGTCTATCTTCTCTCTCACGTATATCTCGTTGAGGAGAAAGTTGAGGGCTTCTCTGGGGTTATAGGGCCTTTTCAGCTCCTCGCGGAGCTTCTGGAGGGTCTCTTCTAGATATTCCTCTTCGTGAATGAAGCCAATACCCTTGATCGACCCGTTCGGTCCGGCCCCTCCACAGGTTATTATCGCCGGGTTGTGCCTTGTGAAGCCGAGCAAAACTGAGGGGTCGAACTTCCTCTCGGCGAGCTTTCTTATTCCAGCCACCCTCTCCTCGAAGGCGTATTTGATGAACTCCTCGGGTATCACGGGTATCATTGAACCACCGTTCCTTTTTGTCACCAAGGTTTAAAAACGTCTTTCGATGTAGGTTTACTCATGGCAAAACCCGTACTGCTCACCCTTAAAGTCATCCCGTGCACGTTCCTTAAGCGTCTCAACCGCTTCGTTGCTCTAGTCGAGATAAACGGTGAGACCAGGAAAGCATTAGTAACGAACACTGGAAGATTAGAAGAGTTTATGATCCCTGGCAGAAAAGCCTTCTGCGTTCCGAAGGAAGGGGGGAAGACGGACTTTGTTTTAGTAGCATTCGAAGATGAAGAGGGTAAAGGAGCAGTCATCGACACCAGAACGCAGGCAAAGGCCTTTGAGAAGGCCGTCGAACTCGGCCTGGTTCCCTGGTTGAAGGACTGCTCCATAAAGAAGAAGGAGATCAAAGTCGGAAGCTCCCGCCTCGACTACCTCTTTGAATGCCCCGGCGGTGATGTCTACGCCGAGATGAAGAGCGCAGTCCTTAGAGGCGGCGAGAAAGGGGAATACGCAATGTACCCTGACTGTCCATCAACGAGGGGGCAGAGACACATAAGGGAGCTCATCGAGCTGTCGAAAGCTGGAAAGAGGGCCATGATATTCTTCATCGGCGCAATGCCGGGTGTTGAGAAGTTCAGACCCTACGAGAAAGGCGATCCCGAGATAGCGAGGCTCCTCAAAGAGGCCAGAAAAGCGGGCGTTGAAATCCACGCCCTCAGCATCTCACTCCTGCCCGATGGAAAAATCGTCCTCGAAAGGCCCGAGCTTGAGGTTGAAGTATGAGAACGGTTTTAAACCCGATGTCCAAGATGAGTTTAGGTGGTAAGGATGGCGATAGTCGACGTAAGGATTCTAGTAGAGGGTGCGAGCGACGTGGAGGTCGTAAGCAAGGCCCTCCAGGGTCTCGCCCTTGGAAGCGAGTACAACATCACGATATCAGCGATAATCCCGACTACCAACGTTGAGATAGCGAAGAGCGCCGCGGCTGGTGCTGACCTGCTCATCATAGCGACCGACGCGGACAGAGTGGGAAGGGAGCTTGCTGAGAGGCTGTTCAACGAGCTCGGTGAAATGGTCGGCCACATTGAAAGAATGAAGCTCCCGCTCGGCCACGACCTTGAGCACGTTGACGTTGAGCTCGTCAGGAAGGAGCTCAAAAATACCCTGGTAAGGGCCGGCCTCAAGAGCCTTCAGGTTCTCCCGGAGTATATGGAGCTCAGGAAGCAGCTCCTCGATATCAAGGGCAGGTACGACGAGCTTGCCAACGAGTACGAGGCCCTCTATAACGAGCACGAGGAGCTTCAGAAGAAGTACGACGAGCTCTACTCAGAGTATAAGAGGCTGACCAGCGAGAACGAAGGCCTTAAAGAGCTCCTTGAAAAGAGAGCCAGGCCCGTGAAGATAGAGGACGCCTGGAAGAACCTCTTCCCGGCAGAGCCCGTGCCCGACGAAAGGATCCTTGCACTGGCAGTCGAGAAGCTCGGCCTGAACGGAAAGATAATAGTCGGCCAAGGCTACATCTTTGCCGAGGAGGATGCCCTGATAGAAGAGCTCCTCAGGACTGTTTACCTCAGCCTCGCGGTCAAGGATGAGCTTGAAAGCGAAAAGCCCAAAGCGGAGCCAATAGCCTCCCCCTCAGAGCCAAAACCCGTGGAGCCGGAAACCGAGAACATAGTTGAAAACCCCGAGGTGAAGCCGGAAGAGCTGGAGAGGCTCCTGAAGGGTATGGACAATGAGTGAGCCGAACGAGGTAATTGACGAGTTCGGGACCTACCTGGACCTTGAGGGTAAAAGCCCTCATACCATTAGGATGTACACCTACTACGTTAGGCGATACCTTGAGTGGGGCGGCGATCTGAACGCCCGCTCCGCCCTCCGATTTCTTGCCCACCTTCGAAGAAACGGCTACTCTAACAGGAGCCTCAACCTCGTCGTCCAGGCGTTGAGGGCCTACTTCCGGTTTGAGGGCATTGACGATGAAGCCGAGAGGCTGAAGCCTCCCAAAGTCCCGAGGAGCCTGCCGAAAGCCCTAACTAGGGAAGAGGTTAAGCGGCTTCTCTCTGTTATACCGCCAACAAGGAAACGGGACAGGCTCATCGTTCTCCTCCTCTACGGCGCTGGATTGAGGGTCAGCGAGCTGTGCAACCTCAAAAAGGATGACGTTGACATTGACAGGGGACTGATAGTGGTGAGGGGCGGAAAGGGAGCGAAGGACAGGGTTGTGCCGATCCCGAAGTACCTCGCCGACGAGATAAGAGCCTACCTCGAGAGCCGGTCAGACAACAGTGAGTATCTCCTAGTCGAGGAGAGGAGAAGAAGGAAGGACAAGCTCTCAACAAGGAACGTGTGGTACCTCCTCAAGCGCTACGGCCAGAAAGCCGGAGTTGAGGTAACACCACACAAGCTCCGCCACAGCTTCGCGACACACCTCCTTGAGGAAGGGGTGGATATAAGGGCCATACAGGAGCTTCTCGGCCACTCAAACCTCTCAACGACCCAGATATACACCAAGGTAACGGTTGAGCACCTCCGGAAGGCCCAGGAGAAGGCAAAGCTCATAGAGAAGCTTATGGGGGAGTGAGAAAGCTTCATTCTTCTCCGAGCTCCTTTCTCAGGCTTTCCTGGGCGAGAGTCAGGAGATCCTCCGGGGTGAGCACTTCAACGGTTTTTGGCTCTGACTCAAGGACGCTTTCATCGGGAACGACGAGCACTTTTCTACAGTTGAACCTTGAAAGCTTTTCCTCGATTTTCCAAACTTCCTCTCTCTTTACCCTGCTCTTCCATTTCACTTCCCCCACTAGCTCAAGACGCTTGAAGCCCTGAAGGGCTACGTCCACTTCAAGGTCAGGTTCTTCGATTCTAACTGGCCTGAGCCCGTATACCTTTCCCAGCAGGTTCTCGATGTATTTTTCAACGTGTCTTGGGACTTTCTCATTAACGGC encodes the following:
- the sfsA gene encoding DNA/RNA nuclease SfsA → MAKPVLLTLKVIPCTFLKRLNRFVALVEINGETRKALVTNTGRLEEFMIPGRKAFCVPKEGGKTDFVLVAFEDEEGKGAVIDTRTQAKAFEKAVELGLVPWLKDCSIKKKEIKVGSSRLDYLFECPGGDVYAEMKSAVLRGGEKGEYAMYPDCPSTRGQRHIRELIELSKAGKRAMIFFIGAMPGVEKFRPYEKGDPEIARLLKEARKAGVEIHALSISLLPDGKIVLERPELEVEV
- the xerA gene encoding site-specific tyrosine recombinase/integron integrase, with the translated sequence MSEPNEVIDEFGTYLDLEGKSPHTIRMYTYYVRRYLEWGGDLNARSALRFLAHLRRNGYSNRSLNLVVQALRAYFRFEGIDDEAERLKPPKVPRSLPKALTREEVKRLLSVIPPTRKRDRLIVLLLYGAGLRVSELCNLKKDDVDIDRGLIVVRGGKGAKDRVVPIPKYLADEIRAYLESRSDNSEYLLVEERRRRKDKLSTRNVWYLLKRYGQKAGVEVTPHKLRHSFATHLLEEGVDIRAIQELLGHSNLSTTQIYTKVTVEHLRKAQEKAKLIEKLMGE
- a CDS encoding toprim domain-containing protein, translated to MAIVDVRILVEGASDVEVVSKALQGLALGSEYNITISAIIPTTNVEIAKSAAAGADLLIIATDADRVGRELAERLFNELGEMVGHIERMKLPLGHDLEHVDVELVRKELKNTLVRAGLKSLQVLPEYMELRKQLLDIKGRYDELANEYEALYNEHEELQKKYDELYSEYKRLTSENEGLKELLEKRARPVKIEDAWKNLFPAEPVPDERILALAVEKLGLNGKIIVGQGYIFAEEDALIEELLRTVYLSLAVKDELESEKPKAEPIASPSEPKPVEPETENIVENPEVKPEELERLLKGMDNE